One Myripristis murdjan chromosome 17, fMyrMur1.1, whole genome shotgun sequence DNA segment encodes these proteins:
- the fem1a gene encoding protein fem-1 homolog A, whose amino-acid sequence MDITTAVFNAARDGKLKLIQKLLSNKTPEELEALAEEKTQGGTPLLIASRYGHLEVVDYLLEHCKANVELGGSVNFDGETIEGAPPLWAASAAGHLPVVKTLLKHGASVNNATLTNSTPLRAACFDGHLEIVRYLVEHRADMEVANRHGHTCLMISCYKGHKEIAKFLLDRGADVNRKSVKGNTALHDCAESGSLDIMKMLLKCNARMERDGYGMTPLLAASVTGHTNIVEYLAHQPRSSREERIDALELLGATFVDKKRDLLGAMRYWRRAMELRQPGDKTGSLAKPPPGPPIPAYDCAKEVSTAEELEALITDPDEMRMQALLVRERILGPSHPDTSYYIRYRGAVYADSGNFERCISLWKYALDMQQSNLDPLSPMTASSFLSFAELFSFILQDRAKGTLATRITFHDLMGVLGKSVREVERAVAQRDNPPEAPQFTKALSIILHLIFLLEKLECSPEQDHQKKQTVYRLLKLSPRGRSGFTPLHMAVDKETTSVGRYPVGRFPSQAVASLLLECGADVDSRDCDNNTPLHIAASNGCPEIMALLVKAGAHFDATNAQRKTAYELLDEQSSGHTALYPLNYVTLQCLAARAIERHRLPYKGLISEEMEAFIELH is encoded by the coding sequence GTTGTAGATTACCTCCTTGAACATTGTAAAGCTAATGTTGAACTTGGAGGATCGGTGAACTTTGACGGCGAGACCATCGAAGGGGCTCCGCCGCTGTGGGCGGCTTCGGCAGCCGGTCACCTCCCTGTGGTTAAAACGCTACTAAAACATGGTGCCTCTGTGAACAACGCAACACTGACAAACTCTACGCCCCTCCGAGCTGCCTGCTTCGACGGCCACCTGGAGATCGTCCGCTACCTGGTGGAGCACAGAGCTGACATGGAGGTAGCCAACCGACATGGCCATACCTGCCTTATGATCTCCTGTTACAAGGGCCACAAAGAGATAGCCAAGTTCCTCCTGGACCGTGGTGCCGATGTTAACCGCAAGAGTGTGAAAGGAAACACCGCCTTACACGACTGTGCTGAGTCTGGTAGCCTGGATATCATGAAGATGCTGCTCAAGTGTAACGCTCGTATGGAGAGAGACGGATATGGGATGACTCCACTCCTCGCTGCAAGTGTAACAGGTCACACCAACATTGTGGAGTACCTTGCCCATCAGCCTCGCTCCTCCAGGGAGGAACGCATTGATGCACTTGAACTCCTTGGGGCCACATTTGTGGATAAAAAACGTGATCTCTTGGGGGCAATGAGATACTGGAGAAGAGCCATGGAGTTGAGGCAGCCAGGTGACAAAACCGGTTCCCTGGCCAAGCCTCCGCCTGGGCCCCCTATCCCCGCCTATGACTGTGCCAAGGAGGTGAGCACCGCAGAGGAGCTGGAAGCCTTGATCACTGACCCAGATGAAATGCGGATGCAGGCTTTGCTTGTCCGCGAGCGCATCCTGGGACCGTCCCACCCAGACACCTCCTATTACATCCGCTACAGGGGGGCTGTTTATGCTGACTCAGGCAATTTTGAGCGCTGCATCAGCCTGTGGAAATATGCCTTAGACATGCAGCAGAGTAACCTGGACCCTCTCAGTCCCATGACAGCCTCCAGCTTCCTGTCGTTTGCAGAGCTCTTTTCTTTCATCCTCCAAGACCGGGCCAAAGGCACCCTGGCAACGCGCATCACCTTCCATGATCTGATGGGCGTTCTGGGGAAAAGCgtgagggaggtggagagagctGTAGCACAGAGAGACAACCCCCCTGAAGCTCCCCAGTTCACCAAGGCCCTCTCCATCATCCTCCACCTCATTTTTCTGCTGGAGAAGCTGGAGTGTAGCCCAGAGCAGGACCATCAGAAGAAGCAGACAGTGTACCGCCTGCTGAAGCTGAGCCCTCGGGGCCGAAGTGGCTTCACTCCTCTCCACATGGCTGTGGACAAGGAAACTACGTCTGTGGGCCGCTACCCTGTAGGTCGCTTCCCCTCCCAGGCGGTCGCATCACTGCTTTTGGAGTGTGGCGCAGACGTTGATTCACGTGACTGTGACAACAACACTCCACTGCACATCGCTGCCAGCAATGGCTGTCCAGAGATTATGGCACTACTTGTGAAGGCCGGGGCTCACTTTGATGCCACAAATGCACAGAGGAAGACAGCCTACGAGCTGTTGGATGAGCAGAGCAGCGGACACACAGCCCTCTACCCCCTGAACTACGTCACACTTCAGTGCCTGGCAGCGCGTGCAATTGAAAGGCACAGACTTCCCTACAAGGGGCTCATCTCTGAGGAGATGGAGGCATTTATTGAGCTGCATTGA